A stretch of the Streptococcus suis genome encodes the following:
- a CDS encoding DUF389 domain-containing protein has product MTGNYSTREYREKLYDDLHVRLSDTVILMCAIFIASIGLNMNSTAVIVGAMLISPLMTPIVGLGFGLAIFDTRLIKQSLEVLFTEVLVSLLVSTLYFWISPLSYASSELIARTSPTIWDVVIAIAGGIAGVIGSRKKEANNIVPGVAIATALMPPICTAGYGLANGNVRYLFGALYLFLINCVFIMLTNIIGTRILMRKSPLSSFKELNIKMRIGLIFLIVLLVLPASYSAVTLTMDQARKEGIKQFVGKEFANYTVINQVYKSRNNELVLTVVGDPISKEELETIRQKQASYGIQSVQLKVNQIHNSTKLDSETTKEFYENIDKYIDQKLSEKNSQNDLVKEIEADKD; this is encoded by the coding sequence ATGACCGGAAACTATTCAACACGTGAATACCGAGAGAAATTATATGATGACCTTCATGTTCGATTAAGTGATACAGTGATTTTGATGTGTGCGATTTTTATTGCCTCTATAGGTCTAAATATGAATTCAACAGCTGTCATTGTTGGAGCCATGCTGATTTCCCCTCTTATGACACCGATTGTTGGACTGGGATTCGGTTTAGCAATTTTTGATACACGTTTAATCAAACAATCTCTAGAGGTTTTATTTACTGAAGTATTGGTCAGTTTGCTTGTATCGACTCTGTATTTCTGGATTTCTCCCTTATCTTACGCAAGTAGCGAGTTGATTGCACGAACCTCTCCAACCATTTGGGATGTTGTCATTGCTATTGCTGGTGGGATAGCAGGTGTCATTGGTTCAAGGAAAAAAGAAGCAAACAATATCGTGCCAGGAGTAGCCATCGCAACAGCTCTAATGCCACCTATCTGTACTGCGGGGTATGGTTTAGCTAATGGAAATGTACGATATTTATTTGGGGCTCTCTATCTTTTCTTGATCAACTGTGTCTTTATCATGCTAACCAATATTATTGGAACAAGAATTTTGATGAGAAAATCTCCCTTAAGTTCATTTAAAGAGCTAAACATTAAAATGAGAATTGGGTTGATATTCTTGATTGTATTATTGGTCCTTCCAGCAAGCTATTCAGCAGTCACTCTGACGATGGATCAAGCGCGAAAAGAAGGGATCAAACAGTTTGTAGGAAAAGAGTTCGCCAATTATACGGTCATTAATCAAGTCTACAAGTCAAGGAATAATGAATTGGTCTTGACGGTTGTTGGAGATCCAATTTCAAAAGAAGAATTAGAAACAATTCGCCAAAAACAAGCCTCTTACGGTATTCAATCTGTTCAATTGAAAGTCAATCAAATCCATAATTCGACAAAATTAGATAGTGAGACGACCAAGGAATTTTACGAAAACATTGACAAGTATATCGATCAAAAACTCTCTGAAAAAAATTCACAAAACGATCTCGTAAAAGAAATTGAAGCAGACAAGGATTGA
- a CDS encoding glycosyltransferase — MYYVTIPAYQPDEKLIQLLKGIKNRLNCQVIVVDDGSSGESVEILEAARQYATVLHHEVNKGKGQALRTAFQYIYELNKPGVVVTADADGQHAINDIDRVERAAMNLPSRLILGVRQFTNDIPLRSRFGNKLTRVLFKLQTGVTVSDTQTGLRGFHSDLIPFMLEIEGDRYEYEMNMLTQASQRYQITEVPIQTIYIDDNASSHFRPIKDGLLIYKNLFKFALASFGGFLVDYGVYALALLVFTTFPTALRLLLANTIARICSAICNFTLNKKLVFHNKDSVTRTGVGYFTLAFILFLCDTTLLYLFNQLLGLNFYLVKLAVGLLLFLVSWFIQKNIIFKERKSLSHEIA, encoded by the coding sequence ATGTATTACGTTACGATACCGGCTTATCAGCCAGATGAAAAATTAATCCAATTACTAAAAGGGATAAAAAACAGGCTAAATTGTCAAGTGATCGTTGTCGATGATGGGAGTAGCGGTGAATCTGTAGAAATCCTAGAAGCAGCTAGACAATACGCAACAGTCCTCCATCATGAGGTCAATAAAGGAAAAGGCCAGGCATTGCGTACTGCCTTCCAATACATTTATGAATTAAACAAACCAGGAGTGGTTGTCACTGCGGACGCTGATGGGCAGCATGCCATTAATGATATTGATCGAGTTGAACGCGCTGCAATGAATCTCCCAAGCCGATTAATACTAGGTGTTCGCCAATTTACAAATGATATTCCCTTGCGCAGTCGCTTTGGAAACAAGCTGACCCGGGTCTTATTCAAACTCCAAACCGGTGTTACCGTTAGCGATACACAAACTGGTTTACGTGGTTTTCATTCCGACCTAATTCCTTTTATGTTAGAAATAGAAGGTGATCGATATGAATATGAAATGAACATGCTTACGCAAGCGAGTCAGCGTTATCAGATTACAGAAGTTCCTATCCAAACAATTTACATTGATGATAATGCTAGCTCACACTTTCGACCAATCAAAGATGGTTTATTAATTTATAAAAACTTATTTAAATTCGCCCTCGCATCCTTTGGGGGATTTCTAGTTGACTATGGTGTATATGCCTTAGCCTTACTGGTTTTTACAACTTTTCCGACCGCCCTACGGTTACTTTTAGCTAATACCATCGCTCGAATTTGTAGCGCCATTTGTAACTTTACTTTGAATAAAAAATTGGTTTTTCATAATAAGGACAGTGTTACAAGAACGGGAGTAGGCTATTTCACACTCGCATTCATTCTCTTCTTATGCGATACTACTCTCCTTTACTTATTCAATCAACTGTTAGGTCTAAATTTTTATCTGGTTAAATTAGCAGTTGGACTCCTTCTATTTCTAGTATCTTGGTTTATTCAAAAGAATATTATTTTTAAAGAAAGGAAATCATTATCACATGAAATTGCTTAA
- the ilvD gene encoding dihydroxy-acid dehydratase yields the protein MTEKDTLKNLRHRSSVYDSMVKSPNRAMLRATGMTDDSFEKPIIGVISSWAENTPCNIHLHDFGKLAKKGVKDAGAWPVQYGTITVADGIAMGTPGMRYSLTSRDIIADSIEAAMGGHNVDAFVAIGGCDKNMPGSMIAIANMDIPAIFAYGGTIAPGKLNGKDIDLVSVFEGIGKWNHGDLTAEEVREIECNACPGPGGCGGMYTANTMATAIEVLGMSIPGSSSHPAESPEKKADIEEAGRAVVRMLELGLKPSDILTREAFEDAITVTMALGGSTNATLHLLAIAHAANVDLTLEDFNDFQERVPHLADLKPSGKYVFQDLYNVGGVPAVMKYLLKNGFLHGDRITCTGKTVAENLENFTDLIPGQDVIMPLENPKRADGPLIILKGNLAPEGAVAKVSGVKVRNHTGPAKVFNSEEEAIEAVLTDEIVDGDVVVVRFVGPKGGPGMPEMLSLSSMIVGKGQGDKVALLTDGRFSGGTYGLVVGHIAPEAQDGGPIAFLRTGDLVTVDQDTKEITMHVSDQEIEERKQTTVIPPLYSRGVLGKYAHTVSSASKGAVTDFWRPERTGKQ from the coding sequence ATGACCGAAAAAGACACACTAAAAAATCTCCGTCACCGTAGTTCTGTCTACGATTCGATGGTCAAATCACCTAACCGAGCTATGCTTCGTGCAACTGGAATGACTGATGATAGTTTTGAAAAACCTATCATAGGGGTTATTTCTAGTTGGGCTGAAAATACACCCTGTAATATCCATCTACATGACTTTGGAAAATTAGCTAAAAAAGGTGTAAAAGATGCTGGCGCTTGGCCTGTCCAATATGGAACCATTACCGTTGCTGACGGGATTGCTATGGGAACACCCGGCATGCGCTACTCACTCACGTCACGTGATATCATTGCTGACTCTATTGAAGCTGCAATGGGTGGACATAACGTAGATGCCTTTGTAGCAATCGGTGGATGCGATAAGAATATGCCTGGCTCTATGATTGCAATTGCCAATATGGATATTCCTGCAATATTCGCCTATGGTGGAACCATTGCTCCAGGAAAATTAAATGGCAAAGATATTGATCTCGTTTCAGTTTTTGAGGGAATTGGTAAGTGGAACCACGGAGATCTAACCGCGGAGGAAGTCCGCGAAATTGAATGCAATGCATGTCCTGGACCTGGTGGTTGTGGCGGTATGTACACTGCTAATACAATGGCAACAGCCATCGAAGTTTTAGGTATGTCTATCCCGGGTTCCTCATCTCATCCAGCGGAATCTCCTGAGAAAAAGGCTGACATCGAAGAAGCTGGTCGTGCAGTTGTTCGTATGTTAGAACTCGGACTCAAACCATCTGACATTCTGACACGTGAAGCTTTTGAAGATGCGATAACTGTTACGATGGCTCTAGGGGGCTCAACTAACGCCACCCTCCATCTCCTTGCTATTGCTCATGCCGCAAATGTCGATCTAACTCTTGAAGATTTCAACGATTTCCAAGAACGAGTACCTCATTTGGCAGACTTAAAACCATCTGGAAAATATGTCTTCCAAGATTTATATAACGTTGGTGGTGTACCTGCCGTTATGAAATACTTGTTGAAGAACGGTTTCCTTCATGGTGACCGCATCACATGTACTGGTAAAACAGTGGCTGAAAACTTGGAAAATTTTACCGATTTGATACCCGGTCAAGATGTCATCATGCCGCTTGAAAATCCAAAACGTGCTGATGGACCACTGATTATCCTCAAAGGAAACCTAGCTCCTGAAGGTGCTGTCGCTAAAGTTTCTGGTGTAAAAGTACGTAATCATACTGGACCTGCGAAAGTCTTTAATTCCGAAGAAGAAGCAATTGAGGCTGTATTGACCGATGAAATTGTCGACGGAGATGTGGTCGTTGTCCGTTTTGTTGGTCCAAAAGGTGGACCTGGTATGCCTGAAATGCTGTCCCTTTCTTCTATGATTGTCGGAAAAGGCCAAGGTGACAAGGTAGCCCTACTAACAGACGGTCGTTTCTCTGGCGGCACCTATGGACTGGTTGTTGGTCATATCGCTCCTGAAGCTCAGGATGGTGGCCCAATCGCCTTCCTCCGCACTGGCGATTTGGTAACAGTTGATCAGGATACCAAAGAAATCACCATGCATGTATCTGATCAAGAAATTGAAGAACGCAAGCAAACAACAGTGATTCCACCACTCTACTCTCGTGGCGTGCTCGGGAAATATGCCCATACAGTGTCATCAGCCTCTAAAGGAGCTGTTACAGACTTCTGGAGACCTGAACGTACTGGTAAACAATAA
- a CDS encoding phosphodiester glycosidase family protein translates to MKLLKKPFAYATIFGMLLTGGFTYSMLKTFVISEAISTASASNTTTSSQNTTTVSSSTAATIATNVSTTDTSYSDDNIQINLETITTNNTTVYVADIQVSSAEYLKTALAQNTYGTNITAKTSETAAANNAILAINGDYYGANSTGYVIKNGILYRDAVRDNASYGDLAIYADGSFEIVYEDEVTAQELIDKGVVNLLAFGPSLVEDGEIVVDTSTEVGRAMASNPRTAIGIIDENHYIIVVADGRTTESEGLSLYQMAEIMKEYGATTAYNLDGGGSSTLYFNGQVINNPTTNGNTNSERAVSDIVYIGY, encoded by the coding sequence ATGAAATTGCTTAAAAAGCCCTTTGCCTACGCCACAATCTTCGGAATGCTCTTAACAGGAGGATTTACTTATTCCATGTTAAAAACCTTTGTGATTTCCGAAGCCATCTCAACTGCCTCAGCAAGCAATACTACTACGAGTAGTCAAAATACTACCACCGTATCATCATCTACTGCTGCAACAATTGCAACCAATGTATCTACAACCGATACGAGCTACTCAGATGACAATATCCAGATTAATCTAGAGACAATCACTACAAATAACACAACCGTTTACGTCGCAGATATTCAAGTTAGTTCTGCTGAATATTTGAAAACAGCTCTTGCTCAAAATACATATGGAACCAACATAACGGCTAAAACCTCTGAAACAGCCGCAGCAAACAATGCCATTTTGGCGATTAACGGGGATTATTACGGGGCAAATTCAACAGGTTACGTTATCAAAAATGGTATCCTTTACCGCGATGCAGTCCGCGACAATGCCTCTTATGGAGACCTTGCAATCTATGCAGACGGCTCATTTGAAATCGTCTACGAGGACGAGGTTACTGCACAAGAATTGATTGACAAGGGTGTTGTCAACCTACTAGCTTTTGGCCCTTCGTTGGTTGAAGATGGTGAAATAGTTGTAGATACATCAACTGAGGTCGGACGAGCAATGGCCTCCAACCCGCGTACTGCTATTGGAATCATTGACGAAAATCACTATATCATCGTTGTTGCAGATGGACGAACTACCGAAAGCGAAGGATTGTCACTTTATCAAATGGCTGAAATTATGAAAGAGTATGGCGCAACTACTGCCTATAACCTTGATGGTGGCGGCTCATCAACTCTTTACTTCAATGGTCAAGTTATTAACAATCCAACTACAAACGGAAACACTAATTCAGAAAGGGCGGTGAGCGATATTGTCTACATCGGTTACTAA
- a CDS encoding transcriptional regulator: protein MAKESKIITNLKSVRESTGMTQQELADIIGMRRETILHLENNRYNPSLEMALKIAQVFNLKIEDLFELRQKEEA, encoded by the coding sequence ATGGCCAAAGAAAGCAAGATTATTACTAATCTAAAATCTGTTCGTGAGTCCACAGGCATGACCCAGCAGGAGTTAGCCGACATCATCGGCATGCGACGCGAGACAATTCTGCACTTGGAAAATAACCGTTACAATCCTTCGCTGGAAATGGCTCTTAAAATTGCTCAAGTTTTTAATCTGAAAATAGAAGACCTCTTTGAACTCAGACAGAAAGAGGAAGCATAA
- a CDS encoding dTDP-4-keto-6-deoxy-D-glucose epimerase, which yields MILKNNNMLTSTSEIDGLYIIHPKTVTDERGTVRELFRFSAYSDILSSTTWSQINLTQTKKGAVRGLHAESMSKLVTVAKGAAFGVYVDIRNDSTSFGKIVTVDLYPGVQVFVPNGVCNGFQALENNTEYLYFFDSEWIPGMSGQALSPLASDLKIEWPIPINPNNLEQISEKDLKAPTLQDIIDQNN from the coding sequence ATGATTTTAAAAAATAATAATATGTTAACTTCGACTTCTGAGATTGATGGACTCTATATTATCCATCCAAAGACAGTGACAGACGAGAGAGGAACAGTACGCGAACTGTTTCGTTTTAGTGCTTATTCTGATATTTTATCCTCTACAACTTGGTCTCAGATTAATCTGACTCAAACGAAAAAAGGTGCTGTAAGAGGGTTACATGCTGAGTCAATGTCTAAATTAGTAACTGTAGCCAAAGGAGCAGCTTTCGGTGTCTATGTTGATATCAGAAATGACAGTACCAGTTTTGGTAAAATTGTAACAGTAGATTTATATCCTGGAGTTCAAGTTTTTGTTCCTAACGGCGTTTGTAACGGTTTTCAAGCTTTAGAAAACAATACAGAATACCTTTACTTTTTTGATAGTGAATGGATTCCTGGTATGTCAGGGCAAGCACTTTCTCCTTTAGCATCTGACCTGAAAATTGAGTGGCCAATACCAATTAATCCAAATAACCTTGAACAAATTTCTGAGAAGGACTTAAAGGCTCCTACCTTACAGGATATTATTGACCAAAATAATTAA
- a CDS encoding DUF3796 domain-containing protein: MEKSQKMGFLIAMVALALFIDFTVLFGSNLSLGPKLVIVGISVLGQIAAIWGWLHMKSWPHKSQKGKGKIIFDLSAKLYTILLFAASIFYTVGIWVATPSESSGIKEWILGIGIVIEVIVFGFFCLKNVKETPDERFYANLAKAASLMFVFILGALMILAVIIGYMGSLTLYMGQIFISIAALIFIFSVVYLILERRG, translated from the coding sequence ATGGAAAAAAGTCAAAAAATGGGTTTCCTCATTGCAATGGTTGCCTTAGCTCTCTTTATTGATTTTACTGTTTTATTTGGTTCTAATCTTAGTTTGGGACCCAAGTTAGTTATTGTTGGTATTTCAGTGTTAGGACAGATTGCAGCTATTTGGGGCTGGCTACATATGAAATCATGGCCTCATAAGAGTCAGAAAGGTAAAGGAAAGATTATTTTTGACTTGTCTGCTAAGCTTTACACGATACTTTTGTTTGCAGCAAGCATTTTTTATACAGTAGGGATTTGGGTTGCGACCCCAAGCGAAAGTTCTGGTATTAAAGAATGGATTTTGGGGATTGGCATAGTTATTGAAGTGATTGTATTTGGTTTTTTCTGTTTGAAAAATGTCAAGGAAACTCCGGACGAACGCTTTTATGCTAATTTAGCAAAGGCAGCTAGCTTGATGTTTGTTTTTATACTAGGCGCACTGATGATCCTAGCAGTTATCATTGGGTATATGGGGTCTCTCACTCTTTACATGGGCCAGATCTTTATTAGCATAGCTGCCTTGATTTTCATCTTTTCGGTTGTCTATCTTATCTTGGAACGGAGAGGATAA
- a CDS encoding pyridoxamine 5'-phosphate oxidase family protein yields the protein MELKDIMHILEDMKVGVFATMDEYGNPHARHAHITAANEEGIFFMTSPETHFYDQLMGDQRVAMTAISEEGYLIQVVRVEGTARPVENDYLKTVFADNPYYQHIYKDESSDTMQVFQIYAGHGFYHSLTQGHKYIFSIGQGEHSEVRAL from the coding sequence ATGGAACTAAAAGATATTATGCATATTTTGGAAGATATGAAGGTTGGGGTTTTTGCTACTATGGATGAGTATGGAAATCCACATGCTCGTCATGCTCATATCACTGCAGCAAACGAAGAAGGGATTTTCTTTATGACAAGCCCAGAAACGCATTTCTATGATCAATTGATGGGGGATCAAAGAGTTGCGATGACGGCTATTTCTGAGGAAGGGTACCTTATCCAGGTAGTGCGTGTAGAAGGGACTGCCAGACCTGTGGAGAACGACTATCTAAAGACAGTTTTTGCGGATAATCCTTATTATCAACATATCTATAAAGATGAGTCTAGTGATACAATGCAAGTATTTCAGATTTATGCTGGTCATGGCTTCTATCATAGCTTGACTCAAGGTCATAAGTATATCTTTTCTATTGGTCAAGGTGAGCATTCAGAGGTTCGTGCACTTTGA
- a CDS encoding acetolactate synthase large subunit, with the protein MQEIQLNQPCSGSFLILDTLHQLGVDLVFGYPGGAVLPLYDAIHQYDGIQHILARHEQGAVHEAEGYAKSSGKVGVAIVTSGPGATNAITGIADAMGDSVPLLVFSGQVATRGIGKDAFQEADVLGMTMPITKYNYQIRDTADIPRVITEALHIATTGRPGPVVIDVPKDIQEKIVESYHDPALHLPSYQPTVEPNGLQVKKILKQLSQAQKPVILAGGGVNYADANKELVAFAERYRIPVVSTLLGLGAMPIEHELSLAMGGMHGSYAANMAMDQADYIINIGARFDDRLTGNPTTYAPNATVAHIDIDPAEIGKVVKTAIPVVGDAKATLKALLALETVETGYADWTAQVLENKRRAPFWYDEDEKVIKPQAAIELIGQLTQGDAIVVTDVGQHQMWAAQFYPYKHARQLITSGGMGTMGFGIPAAIGAKLANPDKEVIVFVGDGGFQMTNQELAILNGYGVTIKVVLINNHSLGMVRQWQESFYEKRRSQSVFDDEPNFQLLAEAYGISHYSFDNPATLSEDMKVILEDKPMLIEIHISNQEHVQPMVPAGKGNAEMLGVKFNA; encoded by the coding sequence GTGCAAGAAATTCAATTGAATCAACCGTGTTCGGGATCATTTCTAATCTTAGATACCTTGCATCAACTTGGAGTGGACCTTGTTTTTGGTTATCCAGGTGGAGCAGTATTGCCACTGTATGATGCTATACATCAGTATGATGGCATTCAGCATATTTTGGCTCGTCATGAGCAAGGTGCCGTTCACGAAGCAGAAGGCTACGCTAAATCATCAGGAAAGGTGGGCGTAGCGATTGTCACTTCAGGACCGGGGGCTACAAACGCCATTACAGGGATTGCTGATGCCATGGGCGATAGTGTGCCACTGTTGGTATTTAGTGGACAAGTAGCAACAAGAGGGATTGGTAAAGATGCCTTTCAGGAAGCGGATGTATTAGGTATGACCATGCCGATTACCAAGTATAATTATCAGATCCGTGACACGGCAGATATTCCTCGAGTGATTACAGAAGCGCTACATATTGCGACTACAGGTCGTCCTGGACCAGTTGTGATTGATGTTCCGAAAGATATTCAAGAGAAGATCGTAGAATCTTACCATGATCCTGCTCTGCATTTACCAAGTTACCAACCGACAGTTGAACCAAATGGTTTGCAGGTTAAGAAAATTTTGAAACAGCTTAGCCAAGCTCAGAAACCAGTTATATTGGCTGGTGGTGGTGTCAACTATGCAGATGCCAATAAAGAATTAGTTGCCTTTGCAGAACGTTACCGTATTCCAGTTGTTTCAACCCTTCTAGGGTTGGGGGCGATGCCAATTGAGCACGAACTGTCTTTAGCCATGGGTGGTATGCACGGTTCTTACGCTGCCAATATGGCTATGGATCAGGCTGATTACATTATCAATATTGGAGCGCGATTCGATGACCGCCTAACAGGCAATCCAACAACCTATGCGCCAAATGCGACGGTAGCACATATTGATATTGATCCCGCTGAAATTGGTAAAGTTGTCAAAACCGCTATTCCAGTAGTGGGCGATGCTAAGGCAACCTTGAAAGCTCTGCTTGCTTTAGAAACAGTTGAAACAGGCTATGCTGATTGGACGGCACAAGTATTGGAAAACAAACGTCGGGCGCCATTTTGGTATGATGAAGATGAAAAGGTTATTAAGCCACAGGCGGCAATTGAATTAATTGGTCAGTTGACGCAAGGGGATGCCATTGTCGTGACAGACGTTGGTCAGCATCAAATGTGGGCTGCCCAATTTTATCCTTACAAACATGCTCGACAGCTGATAACATCAGGTGGTATGGGTACCATGGGATTTGGTATTCCGGCAGCTATCGGTGCCAAATTAGCTAATCCAGATAAAGAAGTAATTGTCTTTGTTGGTGATGGAGGATTCCAAATGACCAACCAAGAATTGGCTATTTTGAATGGCTATGGCGTAACGATAAAGGTTGTATTGATCAATAACCATTCTCTTGGAATGGTTCGGCAATGGCAGGAATCATTCTATGAAAAACGCCGCAGTCAATCAGTCTTTGATGATGAACCAAATTTCCAATTGTTGGCAGAAGCTTATGGCATCAGTCATTATAGTTTTGACAATCCAGCGACACTGAGCG
- a CDS encoding DUF59 domain-containing protein — MREDIQVNERALVLSDQLVEVLESIYDPEIELDIYNLGLVYEIHLDETGFCKVVMTFTDAGCSCADTMPGELVAALKTIDGIEDAQVEIVWSPAWKMTRISRLGRITLGISPK, encoded by the coding sequence ATGAGAGAAGATATTCAAGTCAATGAGCGAGCCCTTGTTTTGTCAGATCAATTGGTGGAGGTGTTGGAATCCATTTACGATCCCGAGATTGAGTTAGATATATACAATTTAGGACTTGTCTATGAAATTCATCTAGATGAAACCGGGTTTTGTAAAGTAGTGATGACCTTTACTGATGCAGGTTGCTCATGTGCAGATACGATGCCTGGAGAGTTAGTAGCAGCTTTAAAGACTATTGATGGAATAGAAGATGCTCAAGTCGAGATTGTTTGGTCTCCCGCTTGGAAAATGACAAGAATTAGTCGCTTAGGTCGAATTACTCTGGGGATAAGTCCAAAATAA